The Eleginops maclovinus isolate JMC-PN-2008 ecotype Puerto Natales chromosome 3, JC_Emac_rtc_rv5, whole genome shotgun sequence genome includes a region encoding these proteins:
- the wu:fe05a04 gene encoding zinc finger protein ZFP2 — protein sequence MSIEYTIDIQLTELGYSDILQAEITSDGETTSQSPPSLSTTHVQKHVVRGQQSLDGTEAGAEKQTSNNEHTADLPQLITDQPDTREKDVEGGNATEKNSTETQQDREDDSDDSDVYEEEEDEEDDDDDDEEELNYESGHSGDYSCNVCDLQLSSKFKLQDHMNLHTGARPYCCAECGKRFCQNNSYRIHLRTHAQAKVDLLQCRVCLKKFSSPEDMKVHLSRTHFENEFYECDLCKRVFTSLAECEYHVQLHKNKHDVGCEVCGRNFTSPKSLARHRRTTCHRNFKCTDCTKTFTKKNALLKHSFSHLGLLPYTCVRCRCHFRLAKLYRQHKCEPERLHCVACLREFPSQEDFQQHKKDTGCWGNQEPKGDEIRCLECGQRFDTSEELKKHAGAHQRVLKCAECGKGFRSALLLMSHMGGHAAKSPCLCQSCGVGFPHQQNYDSHLKTCGQTPQPASATKKRLASKSSSSESKRAFVEPVPIKPTETESTVLNNPTQPVKDSGSRGPLTGGVSDGSGPSDGLWKLTLDKKPPPGIKLVVFLPVCASQTPGLNLPPASSPTLPFLALQGQPQEALLHTSGVLQNGLHLENGINPEHEAPLDLSKNCNSSKSASCNISLLPIKAEPGDWDITGEGTGTERKEFKNSYSKAIVKTNPEEKHSEVKQFKIDPMDLSSFELNTTSSGLRIDIKKESKSPGPDCDPKSSTYCQLTEKEIKMEVDI from the exons ATGTCCATTGAATACACCATTGATATTCAGCTAACAGAATTGGGATACTCGGACATCTTACAGGCGGAGATCACCTCTGATGGAGAGACAACCAGTCAGTCTCCCCCCTCACTTTCAACcacacatgtacaaaaacaTGTAGTCAGGGGCCAGCAGTCACTTGATGGTACAGAAGCAGGAGCAGAAAAACAGACCTCTAACAATGAACACACTGCAGACCTTCCACAGCTAATAACTGATCAGCCTGACACTAGAGAGAAAGATGTCGAAGGAGGAAATGCTACAGAGAAAAATTCAACAGAAACGCAGCAGGACAGGGAGGATGACTCTGATGACAGCGATGTgtatgaagaagaagaggatgaggaggatgatgatgatgatgatgaggaggagttAAACTATG AGTCGGGTCATTCAGGTGACTACAGCTGCAATGTCTGTGATCTCCAGCTGTCCTCCAAATTCAAGCTCCAGGACCACATGAATCTGCACACAGGAGCTCGGCCATACTGCTGTGCTGAATGTGGGAAGCGTTTCTGCCAGAATAACAGCTACCGAATCCACCTGCGTACGCATGCCCAGGCCAAGGTGGATCTCCTCCAGTGCCGCGTGTGTCTGAAAAAGTTTTCCTCACCGGAAGACATGAAAGTCCACCTGTCCAGAACTCACTTTGAAAATGAGTTTTACGAGTGTGACCTGTGCAAACGTGTGTTCACTTCTCTGGCAGAGTGTGAATACCATGTGCAGTTACACAAAAATAAGCATGATGTCGGATGTGAGGTATGTGGCCGCAATTTTACCTCTCCAAAATCTCTCGCGCGTCATCGGAGGACAACCTGCCATCGCAACTTTAAATGCACAGACTGCACAAAGACCTTTACTAAGAAGAATGCTCTCCTGAAGCACAGTTTCTCCCATCTAGGTTTGTTGCCTTACACCTGCGTAAGATGCCGCTGCCACTTCCGACTGGCAAAGCTGTATCGTCAAcacaaatgtgaacctgaacGCCTTCACTGTGTGGCGTGTCTGAGAGAGTTCCCAAGTCAGGAAGACTTCCAGCAGCACAAAAAGGACACAGGTTGCTGGGGCAATCAGGAGCCCAAAGGGGATGAGATCAGATGTCTGGAGTGTGGGCAGAGATTCGACACTTCTGAAGAGCTGAAGAAACATGCCGGGGCTCACCAGAGGGTACTGAAGTGTGCTGAATGTGGAAAGGGTTTCCGCTCCGCCTTACTGTTAATGTCTCACATGGGGGGCCATGCCGCGAAGTCACCCTGCCTCTGTCAGAGCTGCGGAGTGGGCTTTCCCCACCAGCAGAACTACGACAGCCACCTAAAGACCTGTGGACAAACACCCCAGCCTGCG AGTGCTACCAAGAAACGGTTGGCCTCAAAGAGCTCCTCATCGGAGTCAAAAAGGGCCTTTGTAGAACCAGTTCCAATAAAgccaacagagacagagtcCACTGTTTTAAACAACCCCACTCAACCGGTGAAGGATTCTGGGAGTCGAGGACCTTTGACCGGGGGTGTGTCGGATGGCTCTGGTCCTTCAGACGGTTTATGGAAGCTAACCCTAGACAAAAAGCCGCCTCCTGGGATCAAACTTGTCGTGTTTCTTCCTGTCTGTGCATCTCAAACCCCCGGCCTGAACCTCCCGCCTGCATCTTCTCCTACACTACCATTTTTAGCTTTGCAGGGCCAGCCTCAAGAAGCTCTCCTGCATACTTCCGGAGTGCTGCAAAATGGCCTGCATTTGGAAAATGGGATCAATCCTGAGCATGAAGCCCCTCTGGATCTGTCCAAGAATTGTAACTCTTCTAAGTCAGCTTCTTGCAACATATCTCTTCTTCCTATCAAAGCTGAGCCAGGAGATTGGGACATCACAGGAGAGGGTACTGGCACTGAAAGAAAGGAGTTTAAAAATAGTTACAGCAAAGCGATTGTTAAAACAAACCCAGAAGAGAAACATTCAGAAGTGAAGCAGTTTAAAATTGATCCTATGGATCTCTCCAGTTTTGAGCTTAATACAACATCCTCTGGACTTAGAATAGACATAAAGAAAGAGTCCAAATCTCCTGGTCCTGATTGTGATCCAAAATCATCCACATATTGTCAGCTGACTGAGAAAGAAATTAAGATGGAGGTTGACATTTGA